One genomic region from Chrysemys picta bellii isolate R12L10 chromosome 16, ASM1138683v2, whole genome shotgun sequence encodes:
- the LOC135975944 gene encoding trichohyalin-like has protein sequence MQADNRKRAPAWTVREVLDLIAVWGEDSVLAELRSERRNAKTFEKISKGMMERGHNRDSDQCRMKVKELRQAYQKAKEANGRSGSEPRTCRFYAELHAILGGAATTTPPVIVDSGSGIVSSATPEDSADGGEEEEEEEEELAESTQHSVLPNSQDLFLTLTEVPSQPSQASTQDSDPMEGTSAAANSSSLPPPSRRLSQIRRRKKRMRDEMFSEIMESSRSDRAHLNEWKETVSKYRKEASEREDRRDQREDMRDQREDRRDQREERRDQREERRDARDERWRQEDQRRQDATLGLLHEQTDMLRRLVELQERLQENRLPLQPLFHPPPSPCSISSSPRCVRTRGGGEAPYTFPFHPSRQPKQKAVIFLTFS, from the exons atgcaggctgataatcgaaaaagagcaccagcatggaccgtgagggaggtactggatctgatcgctgtatggggagaggattcagtgcttgcagaacttcgttctgaaagacgaaatgccaaaacttttgaaaaaatctccaagggcatgatggagagaggccacaatagggactcagatcagtgccgcatgaaagtcaaggagctcagacaagcctatcaaaaagcaaaggaggcaaacggtcgctccgggtcagagccgcggacatgccgcttctacgccgagctgcatgcaattctagggggggctgccaccactaccccacctgtgatcgtggattccgggtcggggatagtctcatcagcgacacctgaggattctgccgatgggggagaggaggaggaggaggaggaggaggagcttgcagagagcacacagcactccgttctccccaacagccaggatctttttctcaccctgactgaagtaccctcccaaccctcccaagccagtacccaagactctgaccccatggaagggacctcag cagctgcaaattcctcaagcctccctcctccatcccgaaggttatcacagataaggcgtcgtaagaagagaatgcgagacgagatgttttctgaaattatggaatccagccgcagtgacagagctcatctgaatgagtggaaggaaacagtttcaaagtataggaaagaagccagtgaacgtgaggacaggagggaccaacgtgaggacatgagggaccaacgtgaggacaggagggaccaacgtgaggagaggagggaccaacgtgaggagaggagagatgctcgagatgagaggtggcggcaggaagatcagaggaggcaggatgcaacgctggggctgctgcatgagcaaacagacatgctccggcgtctggtggagcttcaggaacggctgcaggaaaacagactgccgcttcagcccctgttccaccctcccccatccccatgttccatatcctcctcacccagatgtgtaagaacgcggggggggggggaggctccgtacaccttcccattccaccccagtagacagcccaagcaaaaggctgtcatttttttaaccttttcttag